From Nicotiana tabacum cultivar K326 chromosome 15, ASM71507v2, whole genome shotgun sequence, the proteins below share one genomic window:
- the LOC107764175 gene encoding nudix hydrolase 8-like gives MTCESSLTSSSTSRVALLNMHSKYSVLVLLVVQEKHSAPALSGLWKIPTGFILESEEIFTGVVREVKEETGIDTEFVEVMAFRHAQNVAFEKSDLFFVCLLRPLSKHIKVDDLEIKAAKWMPLAEFVEQPLIQGDDMFKKIIDIFIARLGKRYCGLSVHQLVSKFDDKLSTLYFNTVDDPDLNCEAS, from the exons ATGACTTGTGAATCAAGCCTCACGTCTTCGTCCACTTCCCGAGTCGCGCTACTGAACATGCACTCCAAATATTCTGTTTTGGTCTTGCTCGTCGTGCAAGAGAAACATTCTGCCCCGGCTCTTTCAGGCTTATGGAAAATACCAACTGGTTTTATTCTTGAG TCAGAGGAGATCTTTACAGGAGTTGTGAGAGAAGTGAAGGAGGAAACTGGG ATTGACACAGAATTTGTGGAGGTTATGGCTTTCAG GCACGCACAAAATGTGGCCTTTGAAAAGTCCGATTTGTTCTTCGTCTGCCTTTTAAGGCCCCTGTCAAAACATATCAAGGTTGATGATCTAGAAATTAAGGCTGCTAAG TGGATGCCTCTAGCTGAGTTTGTGGAGCAGCCCCTAATACAAGGTGATGACATGTTCAAGAAAATAATTGACATTTTTATCGCTCGACTAGGGAAGCGTTACTGCGGATTGTCTGTCCATCAACTGGTTTCCAAATTTGATGACAAACTTTCCACATTGTACTTCAACACAGTTGATGATCCAGATTTGAACTGTGAAGCTAGTTAG
- the LOC107818715 gene encoding LOW QUALITY PROTEIN: disease resistance protein At4g27190-like (The sequence of the model RefSeq protein was modified relative to this genomic sequence to represent the inferred CDS: deleted 1 base in 1 codon): MQRYAAVLAAVGIIGVWGMGGIGKTTLVKNLNNELVKTAVSSSKLSFSVVVWVTVPKPPTDIRKVQAQIANRLNLKVDSEESVERIASRIHQRLKEEKSFLLILDDVWQAINLDHVGVPQPEDPARSKVILTSRFVDVCRQMKTDTEMKVLTFDEDESWQMFVKNAGDIANLEHIQPVAKEIAKECNGLPLAITVIGASMRGKKRVELWKDALGSLRMSEPHNTDVKDNVYKVIKWSFDSLESQDIELSSERRSKHVNKRGGDIQSCFLYCSLYPVAISTDDLIHCWWAEGFLGERNTYEEAYNGGITMIESLKDVCLLETHKSNSVKMHDVVRDVAIWIANSFGGEHNSLIQAGIGLSDISHIKMSTSVKRISFISNDIECLPDGLMECPVTTTLLLQHNYPLQNIPHELFLAFPALRVLNLSGTGIRALPSSINSLYQLRALILQYCIGLTELPPIGNLCNLQLLDCDYTRLHRLPPGMDKLTDLRRLTANSLESIDQGILLKLASMEMIDVLGTRLESTCFDELSSLQKLTSLFISMYSSSVSNRDHTWMSRLKRFHIVVGEVLRHAQFNNSPRNIAISKCEIFSKGELSGMLQFASNLSLQNCKGLRKFIAYNSFNGIKELTVNDCSCDFKPAEKGSGRFNPLPNLEHLCFFRIQNLESVSDISHLLGLRFSKLRRLDILGCQRLRCLFNVGGAFSVPKHLEHIEIAHCDQLVELFVQCGSSQTTLANSEIPRVRKLLLEDCPKLGTLGEPPNTWEHLEELSLIKCNQIKKLPLSIQTSKNIKVIRGLSEWWNRLEWDADNFKSNLEHCFQPLY; the protein is encoded by the exons ATGCAAAGATACGCAGCGGTCTTGGCCGCA GTAGGCATCATTGGTGTATGGGGTATGGGAGGAATCGGCAAAACGACTTTGGTGAAGAATCTGAACAATGAGCTCGTAAAGACTGCTGTGTCAAGCTCTAAACTGTCTTTTAGTGTTGTGGTATGGGTTACAGTTCCCAAACCGCCAACAGACATAAGAAAGGTTCAAGCACAAATTGCCAACAGATTAAACCTAAAGGTAGACAGTGAGGAAAGCGTAGAACGCATTGCCAGCAGAATTCATCAGAGGCTCAAGGAAGAAAAGAGTTTCCTTCTTATACTCGATGATGTTTGGCAAGCTATAAATTTGGATCATGTAGGTGTGCCCCAACCTGAAGATCCCGCAAGAAGCAAGGTAATTTTAACTTCTCGTTTTGTTGATGTTTGTAGGCAAATGAAAACAGACACCGAAATGAAGGTGTTGACATTTGATGAAGATGAATCTTGGCAAATGTTTGTCAAAAATGCGGGAGATATTGCCAATCTGGAGCATATTCAACCAGTTGCAAAGGAAATTGCAAAGGAGTGCAATGGATTACCTTTAGCAATCACTGTCATAGGAGCATCTATGAGAGGCAAGAAGAGGGTCGAGCTTTGGAAAGATGCTTTGGGATCACTTAGAATGTCAGAACCTCACAACACAGATGTAAAAGATAATGTTTACAAGGTCATCAAGTGGAGTTTTGATTCTTTAGAATCTCAGGATATTGAATTATCCTCAGAGCGAAGAAGCAAACATGTGAACAAAAGGGGAGGTGACATTCAAAGTTGTTTCTTGTATTGCTCCTTATATCCTGTGGCTATTTCAACAGATGATCTCATACATTGTTGGTGGGCGGAGGGGTTCCTTGGAGAACGTAACACATATGAAGAAGCCTACAACGGGGGAATCACAATGATTGAGAGTCTAAAAGATGTCTGCTTGCTAGAAACCCATAAGTCGAACTCTGTAAAGATGCATGACGTGGTTCGTGATGTTGCTATATGGATAGCTAATTCCTTTGGGGGTGAGCACAATTCTCTTATTCAAGCTGGAATTGGGTTGAGTGATATATCACATATTAAAATGTCTACTTCTGTCAAGAGAATATCTTTCATAAGCAACGACATTGAATGTCTACCTGATGGCTTGATGGAATGCCCAGTGACCACAACTTTACTTTTGCAACATAATTATCCCCTTCAAAATATTCCCCATGAACTTTTTCTTGCATTTCCAGCCCTAAGAGTTTTGAATCTGAGTGGAACTGGTATTAGAGCACTGCCTTCTTCCATCAATAGTTTATATCAACTGCGTGCTCTAATACTACAATATTGCATTGGGTTGACAGAGTTACCACCTATTGGTAATCTCTGCAATTTGCAATTGCTTGATTGTGATTATACAAGGTTACATCGTCTGCCGCCAGGAATGGACAAGTTGACAGATCTCAGGCGTTTAACTGCAAATTCTTTGGAGAGCATCGACCAAGGAATTCTTCTCAAATTGGCTAGCATGGAAATGATAGATGTGCTGGGTACCCGTCTTGAATCAACTTGTTTTGATGAGCTCTCCTCTCTACAGAAGCTGACCTCTCTTTTCATCAGTATGTATAGTTCATCAGTTTCTAATAGAGACCACACCTGGATGTCTAGATTGAAAAGATTTCACATTGTAGTTGGGGAAGTTCTAAGGCATGCG CAATTTAACAATTCACCAAGGAATATAGCTATTTCCAAGTGTGAAATTTTCAGTAAGGGAGAGCTCTCAGGCATGTTGCAGTTTGCTTCAAATTTGTCCTTGCAAAACTGCAAGGGTCTCAGGAAGTTTATTGCATACAACAGTTTTAATGGAATAAAAGAACTTACAGTAAATGACTGTTCTTGTGATTTCAAACCAGCAGAAAAAGGAAGTGGACGGTTTAACCCTCTACCAAATCTGGAACATCTCTGCTTCTTCAGGATACAGAATTTAGAGAGTGTATCTGATATCAGTCATCTTCtgggtctaagattttctaaattacgCAGACTAGATATTTTGGGTTGTCAAAGATTGAGATGTCTCTTTAACGTTGGTGGAGCTTTTTCTGTACCGAAGCACCTGGAACATATTGAAATTGCCCATTGTGATCAGCTGGTAGAGTTGTTTGTGCAATGCGGCTCAAGTCAAACGACACTTGCCAACTCAGAAATTCCAAGAGTTCGGAAGTTACTGTTGGAAGACTGTCCAAAATTAGGAACTCTAGGCGAGCCACCGAATACGTGGGAACACCTGGAGGAACTTAGTTTGATAAAATGCAatcaaataaagaaattgcctctgtCTATTCAAACCTCCAAGAACATCAAAGTAATAAGAGGACTATCAGAATGGTGGAACCGATTGGAGTGGGATGCCGACAATTTCAAGTCAAATTTAGAGCATTGTTTCCAACCACTTTATTAA